One window from the genome of Oncorhynchus gorbuscha isolate QuinsamMale2020 ecotype Even-year linkage group LG14, OgorEven_v1.0, whole genome shotgun sequence encodes:
- the LOC123994545 gene encoding E3 ubiquitin-protein ligase TRIM39-like, translated as MTTSSSLLSEEQFLCSICLDVFTEPVSIPCGHNFCKACISGYWDTSDLCQCPMCKKTFDKRPDLFVNTFISEMAAQFRQTVEVKATSSPDQCSAMIVEVSCDFCTGMKVKALKSCLVCQTSYCETHLEPHQRVPAFKRHKLINPVENLEDRMCKTHDRPLELFCRTDQTCVCQFCTETDHKTHDTVPLEEVYGERKAELGKTEAEVQQMIQERLKKVQEIKHSVDLSQKDAEREISDSVQVFTALVRSVERSQTELIEVIEEKQKAAERQAEGLIKDLEQEITELQRRSTELEQLSHTEDHLHLLQSCPSLCTPPPTKDWSRISVHSDMCVGTVRRAVSQVEETILCEVKKLCDAELKRIQQYAVDVTLDPDTAHPNFILSEDGKQVKDGDTKQHLPDKPVRFSNCLCILGKEGFSSGRFYYEVTVKGKTDWDLGVARESINRKGKITLSTKNGYWTVCRRNGEYNVRAKASVLLSLREKPQKVGVFVDYEEGQVSFYDVEARSHIYSFTGCTFTEKLYPFFNQCLNDDGKNSAPLIISPVNQTE; from the coding sequence ATGACCACCTCCAGCAGTCTCCTGTCTGAAGAGCAGTTCCTGTGCTCTATCTGTCTGGATGTGTTCACTGAGCCGGTCTCGATTCCATGTGGACACAACTTCTGCAAGGCCTGTATCAGTGGATACTGGGATACCAGTGACCTGTGCCAGTGTCCAATGTGTAAAAAAACCTTTGATAAGAGACCAGATCTGTTCGTCAATACTTTCATTTCTGAGATGGCTGCTCAGTTCAGACAGACAGTTGAAGTGAAAGCTACCAGCAGCCCAGACCAATGCTCTGCCATGATAGTAGAAGTGTCCTGTGACTTCTGCACTGGGATGAAGGTCAAGGCCCTGAAGTCCTGTCTGGTGTGTCAGACCTCTTACTGTGAGACTCACCTGGAGCCTCATCAGAGAGTCCCAGCCTTTAAGAGACACAAGCTGATCAACCCTGTGGAGAACCTGGAAGACAGGATGTGTAAGACGCACGACAGACCTCTAGAGCTGTTCTGTAGGACtgaccagacgtgtgtgtgtcaaTTCTGTACTGAGACAGACCACAAGACTCATGACACTGTCCCTCTAGAGGAAGTgtatggagagaggaaggctgAACTGGGGAAGACTGAGGCAGAAGTGCAGCAGATGATCCAGGAGAGACTGAAGAAGGTTCAGGAGATCAAACATTCAGTAGATCTGAGTCAgaaagatgcagagagggagatatCAGACAGTGTACAGGTCTTCACTGCTCTGGTTCGCTCCGTTGAGAGAAGCCAGACTGAGCTCATTGAGGTgattgaggagaagcagaaagcagcagAGAGGCAGGCTGAAGGGCTCATTAAAGACCTGGAGCAGGAAatcactgagctacagaggagaaGCACTGAACTGGAGCAGCTCTCACACACTGaggaccacctccacctcctacaGAGCTGTCCATCCCTctgcacccctccacccaccAAGGACTGGTCTAGAATCAGTGTTCACAGTGATATGTGTGTGGGGACTGTGAGGAGAGCTGTGTCTCAAGTGGAGGAGACCATTTTGTGTGAAGTGAAGAAGTTGTGTGATGCTGAGTTGAAGAGGATTCAGCAGTATGCAGTGGATGTGACTCTGGACCCTGATACAGCACATCCCAATTTCATCCTTTCTGAGGATGGGAAACAGGTGAAAGATGGAGATACAAAACAACATCTCCCAGACAAGCCAGTTAGGTTTTCCAACTGTCTCTGTATCTTGGGAAAGGAGGGTTTCTCTTCAGGTAGATTCTACTATGAGGTGACAGTTAAGGGGAAGACTGACTGGGATTTAGGAGTGGCCAGAGAGTCCATCAACAGGAAGGGGAAGATCACACTGAGCACTAAGAATGGATACTGGACTGTCTGCCGGAGGAATGGAGAATACAACGTTCGTGCTAAAGCcagtgtcctcctctccctgagaGAGAAGCCCCAGAAGGTGGGGGTGTTTGTGGATtatgaggagggtcaggtctccTTTTATGatgtggaggccaggtctcaTATCTACTCTTTCACTGGCTGCACCTTCACTGAGAAACTATATCCATTCTTCAATCAATGTCTTAATGATGATGGTAAAAACTCTGCCCCTCTGATCATCTCTCCTGTCAATCAGACAGAATGA